Sequence from the Rhodohalobacter sp. 614A genome:
TCAGGAAAACTCCAATAAAGTATAAACCAATAGTGGTGTGAACCGGGATGTGCCCAAGAAAATGGGAGGCGTAAAACGTGGTTTCAAGAAATGTGAATATTCCTCCTTCGTGGATGACCGTGAATAGCAGGTTTATTTTTCCATGGTAAAGCGCCAAATAGAAATATGAAAATAGATAAACGGCTAAGGGTATAAACAGTAATAAACTGACAAGGAGATTACTTCTTTCTTTAAACATGATTGATCGCTGACAAAAGAGTAGCTAAATATTTGGAATGAATAGATGTTGTTTCGTTTAATCTAACAAGGTACCCGTTGCCCTGTTAATGTAATAATCGGTTTCGAAGGAATCATTAGCTGATGATTCATACAGAGCAGATATTTTTTCAAATAGTGTCGGGGGAAATTCGCTGATATCTATCGCTTCCAGAAAATTCAAAGCCATTAGTTGAACTGAAAAATTCTCGTGATCCAGTGCTTCATTTATAATGTTATATGCTGTTTCTGTCTCCCCGAGTCCATACAAAGCCTCTGCTGCTGAAATTCGAACGCCCGGCGAAGGATCTTCGGCCAGCTCCAGAAGTTTTTCATAAAAATCCTGTGCAGACTCTTTATCTGCTATCAATCTTCTGGCAGCCCAGTAACGCACAGAAGAGTCATCGTGATTCAAAAATTCCGAGAGATGGTTCCTATCGGTTACTCCCTCAAGCGAAGCAATTTCTGCTGAAACAATAATCTCAGCTATCGGAATATTTTGATCTCTCACTGCACTATACAGGGATCTGTTTGCACGAAGGCTGTCAATACGAGATTCCTGAATGAAGCCAAGATCTCGCTGCAAGATCATCCAGTTTAGGTTTACATTCCGCATGTGCATCAATATTTCCTGGTATTCCTCCTGAAACGCAAGATTGTTGATGTTATGAGGATCCTCGGAAATTTTGTAGAGTTCTTCAACGGGTTTTTCTTCAAAGAACCGGCGCTGGACTTCATTTAAATTTCCAGTCTGGTAGAGTTCATCCCACTCCTTCATGGTCCGTGATCTCCAAAGATAACTAAGGTGTTGCCCATAAATACGGTTCGGCATGTAGTTGTGCACATAGAGATACTCTTTATTCCTCACGGCCCGAACCAGATCATATCGTTCATCCATCCTGCCCCGGTAAGCGTGAATATACTCACGTTCTGCAGCAGCAAATTCACCTAAAAACGCTTCTCCGTCCATCCACTCAGGCGGCTCAATCCCTGCCAGGCTTAATACCGTCGGCGCCAGATCGACAAAAGAAACCAACCTGTCTGTTCGATCCTGTTCCGGACCCAAATGGGCGTATTTTGGCGGCAGGTAAATAATCATGGGGATATGCAAACCGGATTCGTACATGAACCGTTTGCTTCTGGGCAGCACACCACCGTGATCGCTGTAATAGAATACAATCGTATTCTCAGCTTCGCCCGAAGCCTCTAATTCATCCAATACTTCTCCAACCTGGCTGTCGAGTTTGGTGATCAAATCATAATAACGTGCCCAGTCGGCCCGTACACTATCCGTATCCGGGTGGTAAGGCGGCACAAGCATCTGGTCGGGATCATGGATCAGCGTATCAATTGGGGTATGTAGCTGGCTTTCGTGTGTTGTTGTAAAATTTCGAATATGGAAAAACGGTTGTCCCTCCTCCCTGTTTCGGTAATGGGCTGTGTTGCTGGATTCATCCCAAGCTTCGGGTTGATCGACAGTATTGTAGTCTTTCTTTACATTATTGGTAGTATAATATCCCGCTTCGCGTAAATAACGGGGGAAAAATTTCACGAAATCAGGGACAGGATACGTACTCCGCATTTGTTCTGTTCCCATCGAGTTGCCGTACGTTCCCGTGATAATTGTGAAACGGGATGGCGCACAAACGGGAGTAGTGGCGAAAGCATTTTCAAACAAAATACCACGGTCTGCCAGGCGATCAATATTTGGAGTTACGGCCAGTGAGTCGCCATAAGCACCGATAAACGGGCTGTTATCCTCGCTTGTGATCCAAAGGATATTGGGCCTTTCGTATTCAGGTTCTTTGCTACATCCGGCAATTAAAAGAAGAAGGAATACAAAAGTCAGAGAGGATCTGTATCCATTCCTGATGTGCATTCTGTTGTACTAGTCTAATGTTTGGATAATCTCGGAATCGTACACCTTAACATCCGCCCAAAGGTGCTCATACTTCTCAATAAAATCCAGATGGATCGGGTGGTCGGCATATACGCTATAATCTTCCATCGTTTCAAACCAAACAAAAATTGAATAACCAAAAGAGTGATCTGTTACATCTCTTTCGGGTGTAGAAGCCGGCACTCCCATATCAGATTTGAAAATCTCCTCAATAGATAACAACTCTTCCAGCCCTTCCTCAAATTGTTGCTTCTCTTCATCGGTAACCTCTTCATTCAAATAAAAATAAACAGTGTGCTGTAACATCCCGGTTGTGATATTTGGAGCCTGATCCGTTGAGATTTCGGGTTCATCGCCGGCTTGCCGGCAAGCGGATGAAAAAAGGATAAGAAAAATAACGAATAGAAGTTGACGCGTTTGTTTCATGTCCTATAAATTTTGTTAAGCCGAATCGTATGTAAAGCAAAATCAATATACATATTGATCCGACATTTCTCTATTGAATTAACAGGCTCCCGAATCCCAAAAAATTTTCCCAACAGGTATTGTTTGATTCTGTTCTTTCTTTTATTTTACCAATCAGTTAATTAAACAATTGGTTAAATAAAATTATCCATGCCTTCTGATCAATTAAGCACAACATTCGCAGCACTCGCAGATCCCACGCGCCGGGCGATTCTTGCCAGCCTCACAACCGGAGAAAAAACCGTTTCGGATTTAGCTGAACCTTTTGATATGACGATGCCAGCGATCACCAAACACCTAAAGGTTTTGGAGAAGGCTCATTTGATTGAACGCAGCCAAAAAGCACAATATCGACCATGTAAACTGCATCCTGAACCTTTGAAAGACATCGACAATTGGATGGAACAATACCGTGCCTTTTTTGAAGGAAGCTTTGACCGGCTTGATGATTATCTAAAACAACTACAACCTAAAAAGGAGAACTCCGATGACCACTGATAAAACCAAAGTTGAATCAAAAGGAAAAGTCCTGATTATCGAGCGGATTTTTGAAGCCCCGCCCTCTTTAATGTTCGATATATGGACTGATTGCAAACACCTGAAACACTGGTGGGGACCCAAAGAGTGGCCCATGCATGAATGTGAAATGGATTTTCGTGAAGGAGGATCGTGGCTTTACTGTATGCGCGGCCCCAATGAAGGAGACGAAGCCTGGGGAAAATTCATCTATGATGAGATCCGGAAACCCCACAAAATCGTTTACCGGGATTACTTTACCGATAGTACCGGAACCATCAACGAAGAACTTCCCGGCTCAAAAACAGTTCTGGAATTTTTTGAACACAATGGCTTCACCCGGCAAGTGAGTGCCACAGAATATGAATCTCCCGAAAGCCTCAAAACAGTATTGGATATGGGAATGATTGAAGGCATGAACAGCTCCATGGAGCGGTTGGATGAATACTTAGAAACCATACAGGAGTGACCAAGATGACAACACAAGCAAAAGACCGAACCATACAAGTAAGCCGGCAATTTGATGCGCCTAAAGATTTAGTATATGACGCATTCACAGCACCGGAAAAAATTGGACAGTGGTGGGGCCCCAATGGATTCACGACAACCACTAAAAGCATGGAATTCAAAGAAGGCGGAGAATGGATTTTTACCATGCACGGCCCCGACGGAACCGACTATCCCAACCGAATCACGTACACAAAAATCAATCGACCTGATTTAATTATGTACGATCATGCTGGAAACAGGCCGGATGAGGAAGTCCATTTTCATCAAACCATTACATTTGAAGAGGTTAATGGCCAAACAAAAGTTACTCTGAATCTACTATTTCCAACCCTTAAAGCTAAGGAAAACGCCGCAGAGTTTGGAGCGATTGAGGGAGGTAAACAAACACTCGCACGTCTGGGTGAGTTTGTAAAAAATCAGTAATGATAACCTTCAATTCGTCCCAGGTACGCTAAGTTATTTGTGAGAATGGTGGATCAGAACAGCTCAAACTGAAAAATTGAATGACCTTAGAAAAAATAAAATTTATTCGGCGGTTTATTCGGAGCCCGAGGCGTCGGGACCGAATAAAATTTAATCGGCCTGAATATTGGATTTGTTTGCCATAAACGAGTGTTTCAGCTATTATCTACGAATGTTGGTATCAAGATGTGTATCGCTAAATACAAGTTAGTGCTCTTAGAACTGAATAGAATGAGTGATAATGAAAAATACTTACCGAGAGCAAAAAATTTCCTAATTACAGCATCGGTATTTGCTGGAATCGTATTCATCTTTTCTTTATTTGTTTTTTAAAAGGTGAGAATTTATCAAGTGAGCTTCTACCTAATACTGGTAAGTTTTCAGAGTACGGCACTTTTTTAGGTGGTGTTCTCCCAAGCATATTTAGCTTCTTCACATTTATATTGTTGTTATTTACCTACTACTACCAGAAAGGTGATTCAGAAGTAAACCAGGAGTTAAGCAGAGAGTCTTCGCTGACTATTAGAAAACAAAATTTCGAAGACACTTTTTTTAAAATGCTCAATAATCTAAATGAGCTATTACAAACTACCTCAGGATCAATATACTTAACGCCTGAGTATACGATTCCAAATAACTCACCCTCAGGATTAGAATACTTTGGACAGCTTAGAACAGAATTTCTTAACTGGTATTTTCTCACTACTAACAATAATGATGCTCCTAGCCGCAAGATCTCACTTATTAAAATGGTTGGTCTTGAAAAGGAAGAAGAAGCTATTCTTAATGAGTTCAATAATTTTTATAGCAAATTTTTTCAGAAGCACCATGACCAACTCGGTCATTTATATAGATACATTCATAACGTATTAAAGTTTTAGAAAATGCTCTAGAAGGCACTGAAATTGAACCATCTACTTATGTAAATATTTTACAATCACAACTCTCTGATTCATTTATTGCTTTACTTTATTTTAATGCAATATCTGATTATTCACGTAACTCTGAAGATGAATTTGAATTCCGAAATAGATTAGATAAATATGAGTTTTTTTAAAATCTAAGAAATGACTCAATTGTTGATCCCTTCTACCTTTCTCTCTTTCCAAATACTAATTTTAGATATGCCTGAAGAAAATGCATCGAGCACTAACAAGCGTTTTAAGCGGACTCGAACGCGGTTCGGGTCTTTAATTTTAATCCCCAGGCTCGCCGCTTATTTGCCAAACCGTTATACAAAGAAGAAACACTCCAGAATCTTCATCATTTTTCTTTCTAAAATTTCTGATTTTAGATGTAGCGATTAAGCTATTTCTCACCTTTTCCTCAGAGCGTTTCAAAATTTCCAGATCGTCCATTCGTTACCTATCTTAGTTTATCACTAACAATTCTGCATAGTCATGGCTAATTCAGATAAAACCATAGAACGACGAAAAGACATCCTCGGGGGAACCCCGGTATTCAAGGGAACACGAGTTCCGGTGAGTACTTTTTTCGAATACCTGGAAGCCGGCCATTCTATTCCTGAATTCCTGGGAGATTTCCCAACTGTTTCTAAAGAACAAGCCATTCAGGTTCTTGAATCATTCAAAGATCAACTCCTTCAGCCACAATGATTATCAGGATTTTGCCTGATGAGTGCCTTCCCAAAAAATTAAAATATCGTATTGAAGAACTCGATCCAGAGTTTGTCGTCAAAACCACTACTAAAAGCTGTGACAAATACCTATGAAGATTTGCTTCCCTTGATACAGAAATTGCCTGCAATTGTAAATAACCATAAGCCAGGTAAATTTGTCGAGATTGATTAAATAAATGCAGACCCGTCCTGAACTCTTTTGATATACTATTTCCAATCTGTAATACTCCGATTATATTACTCTCTCAAATGGCTCCTCAACCCAATTCAAAAAAAATGTCTAAACGATCTGTATTTATAGCCACCAGCCTCGATGGATTTATCGCGCGTGAAGATGGCGGAATTGACTGGCTTCCCATTCCTGATACCGAATCTGAAGAAGGAGAAGATTACGGTTACAACGACTTCATCAAAAGTATTGACGCCCTGGTTATGGGACGGAACTCCTTCGAACTCGTTCTCAGTTTTGACGAATGGTACTATGGAGATATGCCGGTTTTTGTATTGACGAACCGTGGTGTAGAAATACCGGAGAAACTCAGCAAAACAGTTTCTCAACTATCCGGAGAACCCAAAGAGATTGTGGAAAAGCTTGCAGAAAAAGGGTATCACAATTTGTACATAGACGGCGGCAAAACGATCCAGGGATTTCTGAATGCCGGGTTAATTGAAGAAATAACCATCACAACCATTCCGGTCTTGATCGGAACCGGCATCCCGCTCTTTGGCCCAACCAACCGGGATATTCCCCTGAAACTGGTTGAATCTCATTCTTTTGCAGACCAACTCATTCAAACCCGCTACATTGTCCAGGAGTAAAAGATATTTTGCAGGATTTGTGAAGAGTTCAGGATAGAAATCCTGATGTAAATTTTAAAATGTGCCCTTAATTATCTGATATGCTGAAAATCCATAAAATTAATCGTCGCACCTACCCGAATTTCGTACATCATTTATACTCTGTTCTTTTTGAAGCCGGTATAACACCTCACTCTTTTTCAGATTCTTCGGATGATGAAAACAGAAAAGAATGGCGGTTGCCTTCCGATGTTATTCTCAAAGATAAAGTCGGAAAGGTGATTATCTACATCGAGCAGCACCTGACAGAAGATTTGAGTTTGAATAAACTGGCTGATGAAATTGAACTCAGTAAATATCAGCTTATTCGTGGATTTCAAAAAGAAGAAGGGACGACCCCGTGGAAATTCCTGGTTCATAAACGAATTGAAAACGTTAAAAAATTACTGGAAGATGGAATGTCACCCGGACAGGCAGCTGTGGAATCCGGGTTCTACGACCAAAGCCATATGAATAAAGCTTTTCGCGAGGCGACCGGGCAAACGCCGAAGGAATATCAGGAGAAGAATTTTAAAAATAAAAACTGATCAGGTAGCAGGTAGCAGGTAGCAGGTAGCAGGTAGCAGAGGTTTTAAAAGACAATGTTAGCTATCAACTTTTTTGATTGTTTATTTGTAACTGATCACTGTTAACTGCAATTCTGCAATATTTTACAATCATCTGCTTTTCATAGATTCTACATTCAGTTTTTCTTCAATCTAAAAGAAGCTGAATTATGGAAAACAATAAACGTCTCTCCTTTCAATTTACAGTTGCCGATCGTCTTTTCCGGTCGAGGATTTTGATGATCAATGGAGAAATTACACAGGAGCTGGTTGGCAACATTAGTTCACAATTGCTGGCACTCGCTTCAATATCAAATGATCCGATCACCCTTTTTATTCATTCCCAGGGTGGACATGTGGAGTCCGGTGATTCCATTCACGACATCATCCGTTTTATCGACGCAAAGGTTCGAATTGTTGGCAATGGCTGGGTGGCCAGCGCCGGAGCCTTGATTTACGTATCCGTTCCTCAAAAAGATCGTTACTGCCTGCCAAATACCCGATTCTTATTGCATCAACCGGCAGGCGGTGTTCGGGGAAGTGGAAGTGATATCGCCATTGAAGCCGAAGAGATTGTGAAAATGAGACGACGGCTCAACGAAATATTTGCAAATGGAACCGGCCAACCACTCGATAAAATTGAACGGGATACCCAACGAAATTTCTGGCTGACTGCAACCGAAGCGAAGGATTACGGACTTGTCGGAACGATCATCGAAAAAATATCAGACATAAAATAATAGGATTACATAATTGTATAAACCACTGTTTTTATTACGGTATACAAAAATAAGATAAGATTGTAAGAAACATGATTTTCATTTCAGAGTTAACGGATTATCAACAGTTGTTTTCATAAACCTGAAGATTGATGTGCTTATCAGTACACTTTTCATCAACTGAAAACAGACGTTTACAATCATCTATACCTAATCATCAACTAATTTGGTGTTGTTATGAGTTCTCAAATTGAATGTACTTTTAAAATTGAAAGCTGGGATGAAACTGAATTCTCAAAATCTAAAGAGGGCCCGCAACTCCACCGAGCCAGCGTTACACAATCGTACTCAGGCGCACTTGAGGCTTCGAGTACCATTGAATATTTGATGACAACATTCCGAAATGATTTCAGTAAGTTTGTTGGCTTTGAAGAAATTATTGGAGAACTTGAAGGCAAATCAGGTAGCTTTATTTTGAATCATACCGGAACGCATGAAGATGGCGAAGCCAAATCCACATTTGAAATCATTCCGCACTCCGGAACCGGCGAGCTGGAAGGCATTTCCGGAAAGGGACATTACGAAGCTACTGATGATCAAACAATCTTTAAATTGCTCTATGAATTTACTGAGAGCTAATTCCTCTCCAAAATATGCCTGATGATATCCTCTTTTTTGAATCTCCGGACCTCTTTCGGAACTGGCTGGAGGATAACCACGATAAAGCAGATGCACAATGGATTGGCTACTATAAAGTAGCAACCGGAAAACCCAGCATTCAATGGGAAGAGTCTGTACGTGAAGCACTCTGTTTTGGCTGGATTGACGGCCTTCGAAAATCAATTGATGAAGAAAGCTACAAAATCCGTTTTACTCCCCGAAGACCGAAGAGTCTCTGGAGTGCTAAAAACATTCAGATGATGAAAGAACTGGTCGAACAGGGAAAAATGATGAAGCCCGGCTTGAAAGTCTATGAAAAACGAGACAAAAAAAGTTCGAGGCAAGCCTCTTATGAAAGTGAGGATTTCGAACTAAAGAAAGAGTATGAGGATAAAATCCGGCAAAACAAAGAAGCATGGACATTCTTCGAAGAACTTGCTCCCAGCTATACACGAATATCCATCCATTGGGTGATGAGTGCCAAACGTGAAGATACCCGCCAAAGACGACTCAGGATCCTGATTGAGTCTTGTGAAAATCAACAGAAAATTCCGCTCTTTCAGAGTTAGATCATATTCTGAACTTATTTTTTAAAGAACTCAGAATTCGGTTTATTCTTCATTATGAATAAACCCGAGAAAGAAATTCACCATTTTTTTATTGAAACGGCAAAAGAGTTGCACCCGAACCTGGCCAATGCCATAACAACCGTTGGTGTTCAGGAATTACCGGTTGAAAATTCGGAACCTCTAGCCCATCGCTTATGCAGATCGGTTGCGCAACAACAACTTTCCGTTAAAGCTGCGCGAACTATTTGGGGCCGCGTACTTGAAGCAGCCAACGAAACTCCACTGACCGATTTTTTCCACGACCAAAATGTGGAATTGCTGCATACCTGCGGATTATCCAAAGCGAAAACCCGGGCCATCTGTGGCATCGCTGAAGTCTCTCGAAACGGGGGGCTTGAGGCCTGCGAATTGAAATTTATGGATTATAAAAGCAGGACAGATCGTCTTACATCTCTCTGGGGCGTAGGCCGTTGGACGGCAGATATGATTTCCATTTTCTATTTCGGCGATGAAGATATCTGGCCTGATGGCGATCTCGCCGCAAGAAAAACACTGGAAAAGCTTACCAGCCGTCGACGAAAAACGATTCGAACGGCTGAACGTTTTGCACCATACCGATCATATCTTGCACTCTACATGTGGAAATATCAAGACACCATTCCCGATTAAAAAAATCAGATTAATCACGTTAAAAGCACATGACTACATATATCGCACTGTTACGGGCCATTAACGTTGGCGGCTATCGAAAAATCAAGATGCAGGATCTTCGCGAGATGTTGAAAAAGATGGGATTCACGAGTATTCAAACCTACATCCAAAGCGGAAATGTAATTTTTGATTCTGAAGAAACGGATGCCCGCAACTTAAGCAAATCCATCGAGGAGCAGATTTTGTCGGATTTCGGCCATGACGTGCCCGTTATGATTCGAACCAGAGAGCAACTGAAAAACCTGATTGAGAAGAATCCGTTTGATGGTCAGGATGAAGATCCGTTTATGCTTTACGTTACTTTTTTTCTTGAACCGCCATCGGAGAATAAGCAACAAGAACTGGCAGCATTGACCAGCGATATCGAAAGATTTGAGTTTTTAAATGGCGAACTTTTCAGCCTGATTGATAAAAAAACGGATCAAAAGGTAAATTTTTCAAACGCATTTGTTGAAAAAATAATTGGCATTCCGGGCACCGGCCGAAACTGGAGAAGCGTGAACCGGATTTATGAAATGGCTGCGGATTAGCTTCTCTGAACGAGAAAGAGATAAATTCTAAAACTCAATTCTATAACTGATATTCGGGATCAAAATCAGTTCTTTTTCTTCATCAATAGAATTCTCCTGAAGATTGTAACGATATCCATAAAACTCTTTTTGAGCCGTTACATTAATCATTTGGAGTGACCAGACAGAACTGGTTTGTTGCCTATTGATTCGATACTCAACCGTTACATCGGCATAGAAAACATCCGGTTCCTGTTCAGAGAATGCTCTCGTTTCATCATAAAACACCTCTCTTTTTATTTGAGATTTTTCCGCATCCACAGGAGAATATCGTTTTCCTCCGGACAAATTAATCCGGCCGTTTACACTCAAAAACCGAACTCGGTTTCTACGCCTCAATTCCCACTCTTTTCCGCCGAGGAGTACAAATGAATAACCCCGGTCAAATCTTGTATTCCGCCAAATGCCATCTCCTCCCCTGTATTCTGATTTAAAAACCGAACCTGTCAGAAGTCCATACCAACCGTTTGAAAGATACCGCTCAAGAGTAATTTCAACACCATAATTCCGGCCTTTTCCATCGTTTTCAAGTCTGTCATCAAAAAACCAGTCGTTGTCGAGATTCAGAACGGAGTAACTGGAATCCGGGACTACCGGCACGTCAAACAGGTTTTGATAATATACCTCAAGATTCATTCTGAAATTCTGGTTGAACAAATGAGTGAATCCCGCTACAAAATGATCGGCTTTGGCAAGATCGAGGTTGCGGTTTTCGGGATCAGAAAAATAAAACGACAAAGGCTCAATTTGTGAATGCCTGCCATATGATAAACTCCATGAGTTTGAACCCACCTGATATTGCACGCCGATTCTTGGCTCAACAGAGTTGGAATTCGTCAATTCAAAATGATGAAAATGCAAACCTCCCGTAATATCAAATCTGCCAAAACTGATTTTCGATTGCGAAAAAATCTGAGCCTGGTAACTGTGGCCCGTTTCATCGATATAGGTTTGCAGTGGTTCATCCGGTCCTGTCGTTTCCTGGATCACCTGGTTATATCCCAACCGGTTTACGATTACTCCAATTCTCTGCGAGTGATGCGGACCAAACTTATTACTCAGAATCGATTTGGCCGTCAGTTTTCCGGATTCATTTTTGATGAAATCATGCTGATAGTATTGAGTGGCATCATCGGTGTATCGTTCTGTTTTACGTTTAAAACCGTTACCTGTGGCAGCCACATCTGTTGTCAGAAAAGCATTCTCTCCAATTAACAATTTGTGGCTGAGGGCAATCGCTCCAAACCTGGTGGGACTTTCGCTATCCTCACGATCCTGATTATATATCCACTCCTCCGGCGATTCTTCAGGCGATGTTCCGGAGCGGTCATTGGCTCCAAGTCCCCAAAGTGTAAATGTCCCGGCTTTTGTTGTCGGCACGTTTACTTTATACGAAAAATTTTGATACATAATCTCCCCGGCGTCTTCCGGAAGCAGAGGTGAAATCAACGAAAATGATGAAATCCTGTAATTAAATAAGTACGAAGCTCCGCCATTTCCTATCGGCCCTTCAGAGGCGGCATCCACACCAATCGTCCCGACTTCAAAGGCATGTTCAAATTGCTGATTATTCCCGTTACGGATGTTCAGATCAAATACGCCCGAGAGTGCATTTCCATATTCTGCGGGAAAGGCTCCGGTATAAAAGTCGGAATTTCCCAGCATGTAACTACTGAGAGCAGTGATTCCTCCACCGCCGATGGTTACAACATTGGCAAAGTGGCTTGGAGTTGGAATCGATATTCCTTCCATCTGCCACAGCATTCCCTTCGGGGCATTTCCGCGAATGACAATGGCATTATCACCCAGATTTCCCGTAACCCCGGCAAACGAAGACGCCAGCCGCGCAGGATCATCAAATCCACCGGCATAACGGGAAGCTTCCTCCATGCCGAGTTGCCGTGCGCTGTTGAATGCCATCGGGTTGATCGGCTCAATTTTTACCTGGTCGGGCTGAACAATCAATGCATCCATTTCAGTTACTGATTCTCGAAGAGCAATATTCAAAACAACTTCTCTTGCCGATGAAACCATAATATCCCGAACCAACTGAGTTTCATATCCCACAAAAGAAAATCGAATGGACTGCCGCCCAACCGGTACGTTTGTCAATCGAAATTCTCCGTTCGCATCCGTCGTTGTGCCTTTGAATGGATCGGAATCGATGAGAATGATACTTACTCCGGGAATGGAAGCCCCGGATGCTTCATCGGTTACCTGTCCTCGAATGGTTTGAGTCGGAACCTGTGCTGAAGTAATCACCGGAAATACTAAAATGATAAGGCTGAAAATTGAATAAAAAATTCGTTTCATTCAGGTAGATGTTTTTCTTAACTCTTCGTGATTTTAAATTTCGGTAGAAAGTAGACTGAGCTTCAATCCTGATTAATCAGTATTTATGTCATCCAAACTCCAGCAAGTCCAACAAAAATATCTCAACCTGCTGAACAGTATTTCTTTTGATGAGAATGAGCTGGATTACAGCGTTCTGGACAAAATCCGTCCAACCCTCGAAAATCTGGATAGAATTGGGAAATCGGCGATTTCTGTGTTTGATATGAATCGAAAAACACATGTCTACATTTCTCCTTCGTACCGTGAGA
This genomic interval carries:
- a CDS encoding sulfatase-like hydrolase/transferase; the protein is MHIRNGYRSSLTFVFLLLLIAGCSKEPEYERPNILWITSEDNSPFIGAYGDSLAVTPNIDRLADRGILFENAFATTPVCAPSRFTIITGTYGNSMGTEQMRSTYPVPDFVKFFPRYLREAGYYTTNNVKKDYNTVDQPEAWDESSNTAHYRNREEGQPFFHIRNFTTTHESQLHTPIDTLIHDPDQMLVPPYHPDTDSVRADWARYYDLITKLDSQVGEVLDELEASGEAENTIVFYYSDHGGVLPRSKRFMYESGLHIPMIIYLPPKYAHLGPEQDRTDRLVSFVDLAPTVLSLAGIEPPEWMDGEAFLGEFAAAEREYIHAYRGRMDERYDLVRAVRNKEYLYVHNYMPNRIYGQHLSYLWRSRTMKEWDELYQTGNLNEVQRRFFEEKPVEELYKISEDPHNINNLAFQEEYQEILMHMRNVNLNWMILQRDLGFIQESRIDSLRANRSLYSAVRDQNIPIAEIIVSAEIASLEGVTDRNHLSEFLNHDDSSVRYWAARRLIADKESAQDFYEKLLELAEDPSPGVRISAAEALYGLGETETAYNIINEALDHENFSVQLMALNFLEAIDISEFPPTLFEKISALYESSANDSFETDYYINRATGTLLD
- a CDS encoding Dabb family protein translates to MKQTRQLLFVIFLILFSSACRQAGDEPEISTDQAPNITTGMLQHTVYFYLNEEVTDEEKQQFEEGLEELLSIEEIFKSDMGVPASTPERDVTDHSFGYSIFVWFETMEDYSVYADHPIHLDFIEKYEHLWADVKVYDSEIIQTLD
- a CDS encoding ArsR/SmtB family transcription factor, with product MPSDQLSTTFAALADPTRRAILASLTTGEKTVSDLAEPFDMTMPAITKHLKVLEKAHLIERSQKAQYRPCKLHPEPLKDIDNWMEQYRAFFEGSFDRLDDYLKQLQPKKENSDDH
- a CDS encoding SRPBCC domain-containing protein, with translation MTTDKTKVESKGKVLIIERIFEAPPSLMFDIWTDCKHLKHWWGPKEWPMHECEMDFREGGSWLYCMRGPNEGDEAWGKFIYDEIRKPHKIVYRDYFTDSTGTINEELPGSKTVLEFFEHNGFTRQVSATEYESPESLKTVLDMGMIEGMNSSMERLDEYLETIQE
- a CDS encoding SRPBCC family protein, producing MTTQAKDRTIQVSRQFDAPKDLVYDAFTAPEKIGQWWGPNGFTTTTKSMEFKEGGEWIFTMHGPDGTDYPNRITYTKINRPDLIMYDHAGNRPDEEVHFHQTITFEEVNGQTKVTLNLLFPTLKAKENAAEFGAIEGGKQTLARLGEFVKNQ
- a CDS encoding putative phage abortive infection protein — encoded protein: MKVLENALEGTEIEPSTYVNILQSQLSDSFIALLYFNAISDYSRNSEDEFEFRNRLDKYEFF
- a CDS encoding DUF433 domain-containing protein; its protein translation is MANSDKTIERRKDILGGTPVFKGTRVPVSTFFEYLEAGHSIPEFLGDFPTVSKEQAIQVLESFKDQLLQPQ
- a CDS encoding dihydrofolate reductase family protein yields the protein MSKRSVFIATSLDGFIAREDGGIDWLPIPDTESEEGEDYGYNDFIKSIDALVMGRNSFELVLSFDEWYYGDMPVFVLTNRGVEIPEKLSKTVSQLSGEPKEIVEKLAEKGYHNLYIDGGKTIQGFLNAGLIEEITITTIPVLIGTGIPLFGPTNRDIPLKLVESHSFADQLIQTRYIVQE
- a CDS encoding helix-turn-helix domain-containing protein, with protein sequence MLKIHKINRRTYPNFVHHLYSVLFEAGITPHSFSDSSDDENRKEWRLPSDVILKDKVGKVIIYIEQHLTEDLSLNKLADEIELSKYQLIRGFQKEEGTTPWKFLVHKRIENVKKLLEDGMSPGQAAVESGFYDQSHMNKAFREATGQTPKEYQEKNFKNKN
- a CDS encoding ATP-dependent Clp protease proteolytic subunit, giving the protein MENNKRLSFQFTVADRLFRSRILMINGEITQELVGNISSQLLALASISNDPITLFIHSQGGHVESGDSIHDIIRFIDAKVRIVGNGWVASAGALIYVSVPQKDRYCLPNTRFLLHQPAGGVRGSGSDIAIEAEEIVKMRRRLNEIFANGTGQPLDKIERDTQRNFWLTATEAKDYGLVGTIIEKISDIK
- a CDS encoding DUF3224 domain-containing protein; its protein translation is MSSQIECTFKIESWDETEFSKSKEGPQLHRASVTQSYSGALEASSTIEYLMTTFRNDFSKFVGFEEIIGELEGKSGSFILNHTGTHEDGEAKSTFEIIPHSGTGELEGISGKGHYEATDDQTIFKLLYEFTES
- a CDS encoding YdeI/OmpD-associated family protein; translated protein: MPDDILFFESPDLFRNWLEDNHDKADAQWIGYYKVATGKPSIQWEESVREALCFGWIDGLRKSIDEESYKIRFTPRRPKSLWSAKNIQMMKELVEQGKMMKPGLKVYEKRDKKSSRQASYESEDFELKKEYEDKIRQNKEAWTFFEELAPSYTRISIHWVMSAKREDTRQRRLRILIESCENQQKIPLFQS